A portion of the Haliaeetus albicilla chromosome 29, bHalAlb1.1, whole genome shotgun sequence genome contains these proteins:
- the WNK3 gene encoding serine/threonine-protein kinase WNK3 isoform X6 yields MATDLGDPKVPTSPPAPPKRFFRKSVELLEDEERDPPSDGGDPEFRGNLEFRGDLEFRGDLEFRGAAGGREEAEEEAEMKAVATSPGGRFLKFDIELGRGAFKTVFKGFDTDTWVEVAWCELQDRKLTKVEQQRFKEEAEMLKGLQHPNIVRFYDSWESTVKGKKCIVLVTELMTSGTLKTYLKRFKVMKPKVLRSWCRQILKGLHFLHTRTPPIIHRDLKCDNIFITGPTGSVKIGDLGLATLMRTSFAKSVIGTPEFMAPEMYEERYDESVDVYAFGMCMLEMGTSEYPYSECQNAAQIYRKVTSGIKPASFDKVTDLEVKEIIEGCIRQNKAERLSIRDLLNHAFFAEDTGLRVELAEDDGGFDSSLALRLWVEDPKKLKGKHKDNEAIEFSFNLEADVPEEVAYEMVKSGFFHESDSKAVAKSIRDRLTLVRKTREKKQAEGRGLPENEDTEVDQHVRQQLLRQQPLTAAGEGLLENGPISDATSTCCLTGAPEPTPQLLGCYQRGSPGPPQDGASPTCGRPIPLQVPHLDPQVTYGVEGTSTDVTGGATTAVPEPPGIDGEPGVGVTQSRGMSSVVVARLQPAPGAPGPMMTSVVPGMQLAPGMSPAPGVPPPTGMPPAPGMPPAPGMPPPTGMPPPTGMPPPTGMPPAPAMPPPAPGMPPAPGMPAQSVPIVQLQPAPGMPPGPGMPPAQGMPPQPVPTMQPQLVPGMSPAPGMPPQLVATMQPQLAPGMPPAPGMPPPAGMPPQPIPTMQPQPTPGMPPTVGVSPAPGMPPTVAMAPTTGMPPAPEMPPTIGMPPAVGMPLLPGLAPAAGVPPTVGMPPPPGMPPAPGMPPLSGMPPAQGMPPTMGMSPAPVMPPTMGMSPAPGMSPAPVMPPPPSGMPPTMGMSPAPVMPPPSGMPPPTSGMPPTQGMPPPQLPTLPAGPQPEDLSLHADPPPSATNPSDPVPFLRVPEATTVPEPPGAKPDRVRQRRASCPRPERVPRFQLTVLQVSSPGDNTVECQLETHDSKMVTFKFDADGDAPEDIACYMVEDNFVLEGEREKFVEELKAIVARARGILGGPPVDPQAGPPEQAGGGEGAPQSSPVGRWRFCINQTIRNREATGPGGPPPNRRALGTSRGGEVDAVPDVGGPQEPGMVVTGPQEPGGPQGPGTVITGALEQDGPGGPEMVVPKSSDLGVPQEQEMNVPKPHGLDACKGPETIVPKLHELGVPQGQEMTVPEPCDLGVPKGLEMIITGPQDPGVPEGLGTMVTGAWEQDGPRGLGTIVTRPQELDEPMGPEMTISKPQNLGVPQGPGTTVTSTWEQDGPGQPDMIVPKPQELDDHQGPETIIPEHQDLGVPQGQGTIVTEAWEQDGPWGPETIVPKPQELDVPQGPETIAIGAWEQDATMGPEGRWRNLGIPPGGGIASC; encoded by the exons ATGGCCACCGATTTGGGGGACCCCAAagtccccacatccccccctgcccccccaaaacGCTTCTTCCGGAAGAGCGTAGAGTTATTGGAGGATGAAGAACGAGACCCACCAAGTGATGGAGGAGACCCAGAATTTCGGGGAAACCTCGAATTTCGGGGTGATCTCGAATTTCGGGGAGACCTCGAATTtcggggggctgccgggggaagggaggaagcagaagaaGAAGCGGAGATGAAGGCGGTGGCCACTTCGCCGGGGGGAAGGTTCCTCAAGTTCGACATCGAGTTGGGACGTGGAGCCTTCAAGACGGTCTTCAAGGGTTTCGACACCGATACTTGGGTGGAGGTGGCTTGGTGTGAGCTCCAG GACCGCAAGTTGACCAAGGTGGAGCAACAACGGTTCAAGGAAGAAGCAGAGATGCTGAAGGGGTTGCAGCACCCTAACATCGTCCGCTTCTACGACTCTTGGGAGTCCACGGTCAAGGGCAAGAAGTGCATTGTCCTCGTCACTGAACTGATGACCTCCGGCACCCTCAAGAC GTATCTCAAGAGGTTCAAGGTGATGAAGCCCAAGGTGTTACGGAGCTGGTGCCGGCAGATCTTGAAGGGTCTCCACTTTCTCCACACCCGTACGCCACCCATCATTCACCGGGACCTCAAGTGTGACAACATCTTCATCACCGGCCCCACGGGTTCTGTCAAGATCGGTGATTTGGGTTTGGCCACCCTGATGCGGACCTCCTTCGCCAAGAGCGTCATCG GTACGCCGGAATTTATGGCACCGGAGATGTACGAGGAACGTTACGATGAGTCAGTGGACGTCTACGCCTTCGGGATGTGCATGTTGGAGATGGGCACCTCTGAATATCCCTACTCCGAGTGCCAAAACGCTGCCCAGATCTACCGCAAAGTCACCAGC GGTATCAAGCCGGCCAGCTTTGACAAGGTGACGGACCTGGAGGTGAAGGAGATCATCGAAGGTTGCATCCGGCAGAACAAGGCAGAGAG GCTTTCCATCCGTGACCTGCTGAACCACGCTTTCTTCGCCGAGGACACGGGGTTACGCGTGGAGCTGGCAGAGGATGACGGGGGGTTCGACTCTTCCTTGGCACTCCGGCTTTGGGTGGAGGACCCCAAGAAGTTGAAGGGGAAGCACAAGGACAACGAGGCCATTGAGTTCAGCTTCAACCTGGAGGCCGATGTCCCCGAGGAGGTGGCCTATGAGATG GTGAAATCCGGCTTCTTCCATGAAAGCGACTCCAAAGCCGTCGCCAAATCCATCCGAGACCGGTTGACATTGGTGAGGAAGACACGGGAGAAGAAGCAAGCGGAAGGTCGGGGGCTCCCTGAAAATGAGGATACCGAGGTGGACCAACACGTCCGTCAGCAGCTGCTCCGGCAACAGCCCCTCACTGCTG CAGGCGAGGGGCTTTTGGAGAACGGTCCCATCTCAGATGCCACCAGCACCTGTTGTCTCACTGGGGCGCCTGAGCCCACACCACAGCTCCTTGGGTGCTACCAACGAGGGTcaccaggacccccccaagATGGGGCATCCCCTACCTGTGGCCGTCCCATCCCCTTGCAGGTGCCG CACCTTGACCCCCAGGTCACCTACGGGGTGGAGGGCACATCAACAGATGTCACTGGAGGTGCCACCACAGCAGTGCCAGAGCCACCCGGCATCGACGGGGAGCCGGGGGTCGGTGTGACGCAGAGCCGCGGGATGTCATCAGTGGTGGTCGCACGGCTGCAACCAGCTCCTGGGGCGCCGGGTCCAATGATGACATCGGTGGTGCCCGGCATGCAGCTGGCTCCGGGGATGTCACCAGCTCCAGGGGTGCCACCACCAACTGGAATGCCACCAGCTCCAGGAATGCCACCAGCTCCAGGAATGCCACCGCCAACTGGGATGCCACCGCCAACTGGGATGCCACCACCAACTGGGATGCCACCAGCTCCAGCAATGCCACCACCAGCTCCAGGGATGCCACCAGCTCCAGGGATGCCAGCTCAATCGGTCCCCATCgtgcagctgcagccagctccaggGATGCCACCGGGTCCAGGGATGCCACCAGCCCAAGGGATGCCACCACAGCCAGTCCCCACCATGCAGCCACAGCTGGTGCCAGGGATGTCACCGGCTCCAGGGATGCCACCACAACTGGTAGCCACCATGCAGCCGCAGCTGGCTCCAGGGATGCCACCAGCTCCAGGGATGCCACCACCAGCTGGGATGCCACCACAGCCAATCCCCACCATGCAGCCACAGCCAACCCCAGGGATGCCACCAACAGTGGGAGTGTCACCTGCTCCAGGGATGCCACCAACCGTGGCAATGGCCCCAACCACAGGGATGCCACCAGCTCCAGAGATGCCACCAACCATTGGGATGCCACCAGCTGTGGGGATGCCACTGCTACCTGGCTTGGCACCAGCTGCAGGGGTGCCACCAACCGTGGGGATGCCACCTCCACCTGGGATGCCACCAGCCCCAGGGATGCCACCACTGTCTGGCATGCCACCAGCCCAAGGGATGCCACCAACCATGGGGATGTCACCGGCTCCGGTGATGCCACCAACCATGGGGATGTCACCAGCTCCAGGGATGTCACCAGCTCCAGTAatgccaccaccaccatccGGGATGCCACCAACCATGGGGATGTCACCAGCTCCAGTGATGCCACCACCATCCGGGATGCCACCACCAACATCTGGGATGCCACCAACCCAAGGGATgccaccaccacagctcccCACCCTCCCAGCAGGTCCACAACCCGAAGACCTGTCCCTGCACGCCGATCCCCCGCCGTCTGCCACCAACCCTTCAGATCCGGTGCCCTTCCTCCGCGTCCCTGAGGCCACCACCGTCCCCGAACCTCCCGGTGCCAAACCCGACCGTGTCCGGCAACGCCGAGCCTCCTGCCCTCGCCCAGAGAGGGTTCCTCGCTTCCAACTGACCGTCCTCCAG GTCTCGTCCCCTGGGGACAACACAGTGGAGTGTCAGCTGGAGACCCACGACAGCAAGATGGTGACCTTCAAGTTTGATGCCGATGGGGACGCTCCCGAGGACATCGCCTGCTACATg GTTGAGGACAACTTCGTGCTGGAGGGCGAGCGGGAGAAGTTCGTGGAAGAGCTGAAGGCCATCGTGGCGCGGGCGCGAGGGATCCTCGGTGGCCCCCCCGTGGACCCCCAG GCAGGACCTCCTGAACAAGCGGGTGGTG GAGAAGGTGCCCCCCAGTCGTCCCCCGTTGGTCGTTGGAGGTTTTGCATCAACCAGACCATCAGGAACCGGGAAGCCACCG GTcctgggggacccccacccaaCCGAAGAGCCTTGGGGACATCCCGCGGTGGTGAGGTGGATGCGGTCCCAGATGTTGGTGGCCCTCAAGAGCCAGGGATGGTTGTCACTGGACCCCAAGAACCAGGTGGCCCTCAAGGACCAGGGACGGTCATTACTGGAGCATTAGAGCAGGATGGACCTGGGGGACCAGAGATGGTTGTCCCCAAATCCAGTGACCTGGGTGTCCCCCAAGAACAGGAGATGAACGTCCCCAAACCCCACGGGCTGGACGCATGCAAGGGACCAGAGACAATTGTCCCCAAACTCCATGAGCTTGGTGTCCCTCAAGGACAGGAGATGACTGTCCCCGAACCCTGTGACCTCGGTGTCCCCAAAGGACTGGAGATGATCATCACCGGACCCCAAGACCCAGGTGTCCCTGAAGGACTGGGGACAATGGTCACGGGCGCTTGGGAACAGGATGGACCCAGGGGACTGGGGACAATTGTCACCAGACCCCAAGAGCTGGATGAACCCATGGGACCAGAGATGACCATCTCCAAACCCCAAAATCTTGGTGTTCCCCAAGGACCAGGGACAACTGTCACCAGCACTTGGGAGCAGGATGGACCTGGGCAACCAGACATGATCGTCCCCAAACCTCAAGAGCTTGATGACCACCAAGGACCAGAGACCATCATCCCTGAACACCAAGACCTGGGTGTCCCCCAAGGACAGGGGACAATTGTCACTGAAGCTTGGGAGCAGGATGGACCATGGGGACCTGAGACGATTGTCCCCAAACCCCAAGAGCTGGACGTCCCCCAAGGACCGGAGACAATCGCCATTGGAGCTTGGGAGCAGGATGCAACCATGGGACCAGAG GGGAGGTGGAGGAATTTGGGGATCCCCCCCGGCGGGGGCATTGCCAG ctgctAA
- the WNK3 gene encoding serine/threonine-protein kinase WNK3 isoform X5 yields MKAVATSPGGRFLKFDIELGRGAFKTVFKGFDTDTWVEVAWCELQDRKLTKVEQQRFKEEAEMLKGLQHPNIVRFYDSWESTVKGKKCIVLVTELMTSGTLKTYLKRFKVMKPKVLRSWCRQILKGLHFLHTRTPPIIHRDLKCDNIFITGPTGSVKIGDLGLATLMRTSFAKSVIGTPEFMAPEMYEERYDESVDVYAFGMCMLEMGTSEYPYSECQNAAQIYRKVTSGIKPASFDKVTDLEVKEIIEGCIRQNKAERLSIRDLLNHAFFAEDTGLRVELAEDDGGFDSSLALRLWVEDPKKLKGKHKDNEAIEFSFNLEADVPEEVAYEMVKSGFFHESDSKAVAKSIRDRLTLVRKTREKKQAEGRGLPENEDTEVDQHVRQQLLRQQPLTAAGEGLLENGPISDATSTCCLTGAPEPTPQLLGCYQRGSPGPPQDGASPTCGRPIPLQVPHLDPQVTYGVEGTSTDVTGGATTAVPEPPGIDGEPGVGVTQSRGMSSVVVARLQPAPGAPGPMMTSVVPGMQLAPGMSPAPGVPPPTGMPPAPGMPPAPGMPPPTGMPPPTGMPPPTGMPPAPAMPPPAPGMPPAPGMPAQSVPIVQLQPAPGMPPGPGMPPAQGMPPQPVPTMQPQLVPGMSPAPGMPPQLVATMQPQLAPGMPPAPGMPPPAGMPPQPIPTMQPQPTPGMPPTVGVSPAPGMPPTVAMAPTTGMPPAPEMPPTIGMPPAVGMPLLPGLAPAAGVPPTVGMPPPPGMPPAPGMPPLSGMPPAQGMPPTMGMSPAPVMPPTMGMSPAPGMSPAPVMPPPPSGMPPTMGMSPAPVMPPPSGMPPPTSGMPPTQGMPPPQLPTLPAGPQPEDLSLHADPPPSATNPSDPVPFLRVPEATTVPEPPGAKPDRVRQRRASCPRPERVPRFQLTVLQVSSPGDNTVECQLETHDSKMVTFKFDADGDAPEDIACYMVEDNFVLEGEREKFVEELKAIVARARGILGGPPVDPQAGPPEQAGGGEGAPQSSPVGRWRFCINQTIRNREATGPGGPPPNRRALGTSRGGEVDAVPDVGGPQEPGMVVTGPQEPGGPQGPGTVITGALEQDGPGGPEMVVPKSSDLGVPQEQEMNVPKPHGLDACKGPETIVPKLHELGVPQGQEMTVPEPCDLGVPKGLEMIITGPQDPGVPEGLGTMVTGAWEQDGPRGLGTIVTRPQELDEPMGPEMTISKPQNLGVPQGPGTTVTSTWEQDGPGQPDMIVPKPQELDDHQGPETIIPEHQDLGVPQGQGTIVTEAWEQDGPWGPETIVPKPQELDVPQGPETIAIGAWEQDATMGPEDPPTERTPGRPTAGGGYFALGFNCPRLKNPVSKKTWGRKIKSWARRLRQPPPTAGGPPRPGEVEEFGDPPRRGHCQLLTNPESTDPPETEGDWGDPSSESESGGVGGPPHPPGAPPRPPGSPSSPMSSDGETDPEDEDLRVELRRLREKHIQEVVTLRAQQDKELQELHGRLRALKEARGDPPKFGGPPPGDYGGLPHHCPGGSPRRLRGAKGRGRGRGATMTGPITPPAPPNPPPAPQKKGLFTDDLHRLVDEWVQDTARAQGTSSWVATLRGARMTPPKWGVVPPPKTNLHGGGSLLPPGAE; encoded by the exons ATGAAGGCGGTGGCCACTTCGCCGGGGGGAAGGTTCCTCAAGTTCGACATCGAGTTGGGACGTGGAGCCTTCAAGACGGTCTTCAAGGGTTTCGACACCGATACTTGGGTGGAGGTGGCTTGGTGTGAGCTCCAG GACCGCAAGTTGACCAAGGTGGAGCAACAACGGTTCAAGGAAGAAGCAGAGATGCTGAAGGGGTTGCAGCACCCTAACATCGTCCGCTTCTACGACTCTTGGGAGTCCACGGTCAAGGGCAAGAAGTGCATTGTCCTCGTCACTGAACTGATGACCTCCGGCACCCTCAAGAC GTATCTCAAGAGGTTCAAGGTGATGAAGCCCAAGGTGTTACGGAGCTGGTGCCGGCAGATCTTGAAGGGTCTCCACTTTCTCCACACCCGTACGCCACCCATCATTCACCGGGACCTCAAGTGTGACAACATCTTCATCACCGGCCCCACGGGTTCTGTCAAGATCGGTGATTTGGGTTTGGCCACCCTGATGCGGACCTCCTTCGCCAAGAGCGTCATCG GTACGCCGGAATTTATGGCACCGGAGATGTACGAGGAACGTTACGATGAGTCAGTGGACGTCTACGCCTTCGGGATGTGCATGTTGGAGATGGGCACCTCTGAATATCCCTACTCCGAGTGCCAAAACGCTGCCCAGATCTACCGCAAAGTCACCAGC GGTATCAAGCCGGCCAGCTTTGACAAGGTGACGGACCTGGAGGTGAAGGAGATCATCGAAGGTTGCATCCGGCAGAACAAGGCAGAGAG GCTTTCCATCCGTGACCTGCTGAACCACGCTTTCTTCGCCGAGGACACGGGGTTACGCGTGGAGCTGGCAGAGGATGACGGGGGGTTCGACTCTTCCTTGGCACTCCGGCTTTGGGTGGAGGACCCCAAGAAGTTGAAGGGGAAGCACAAGGACAACGAGGCCATTGAGTTCAGCTTCAACCTGGAGGCCGATGTCCCCGAGGAGGTGGCCTATGAGATG GTGAAATCCGGCTTCTTCCATGAAAGCGACTCCAAAGCCGTCGCCAAATCCATCCGAGACCGGTTGACATTGGTGAGGAAGACACGGGAGAAGAAGCAAGCGGAAGGTCGGGGGCTCCCTGAAAATGAGGATACCGAGGTGGACCAACACGTCCGTCAGCAGCTGCTCCGGCAACAGCCCCTCACTGCTG CAGGCGAGGGGCTTTTGGAGAACGGTCCCATCTCAGATGCCACCAGCACCTGTTGTCTCACTGGGGCGCCTGAGCCCACACCACAGCTCCTTGGGTGCTACCAACGAGGGTcaccaggacccccccaagATGGGGCATCCCCTACCTGTGGCCGTCCCATCCCCTTGCAGGTGCCG CACCTTGACCCCCAGGTCACCTACGGGGTGGAGGGCACATCAACAGATGTCACTGGAGGTGCCACCACAGCAGTGCCAGAGCCACCCGGCATCGACGGGGAGCCGGGGGTCGGTGTGACGCAGAGCCGCGGGATGTCATCAGTGGTGGTCGCACGGCTGCAACCAGCTCCTGGGGCGCCGGGTCCAATGATGACATCGGTGGTGCCCGGCATGCAGCTGGCTCCGGGGATGTCACCAGCTCCAGGGGTGCCACCACCAACTGGAATGCCACCAGCTCCAGGAATGCCACCAGCTCCAGGAATGCCACCGCCAACTGGGATGCCACCGCCAACTGGGATGCCACCACCAACTGGGATGCCACCAGCTCCAGCAATGCCACCACCAGCTCCAGGGATGCCACCAGCTCCAGGGATGCCAGCTCAATCGGTCCCCATCgtgcagctgcagccagctccaggGATGCCACCGGGTCCAGGGATGCCACCAGCCCAAGGGATGCCACCACAGCCAGTCCCCACCATGCAGCCACAGCTGGTGCCAGGGATGTCACCGGCTCCAGGGATGCCACCACAACTGGTAGCCACCATGCAGCCGCAGCTGGCTCCAGGGATGCCACCAGCTCCAGGGATGCCACCACCAGCTGGGATGCCACCACAGCCAATCCCCACCATGCAGCCACAGCCAACCCCAGGGATGCCACCAACAGTGGGAGTGTCACCTGCTCCAGGGATGCCACCAACCGTGGCAATGGCCCCAACCACAGGGATGCCACCAGCTCCAGAGATGCCACCAACCATTGGGATGCCACCAGCTGTGGGGATGCCACTGCTACCTGGCTTGGCACCAGCTGCAGGGGTGCCACCAACCGTGGGGATGCCACCTCCACCTGGGATGCCACCAGCCCCAGGGATGCCACCACTGTCTGGCATGCCACCAGCCCAAGGGATGCCACCAACCATGGGGATGTCACCGGCTCCGGTGATGCCACCAACCATGGGGATGTCACCAGCTCCAGGGATGTCACCAGCTCCAGTAatgccaccaccaccatccGGGATGCCACCAACCATGGGGATGTCACCAGCTCCAGTGATGCCACCACCATCCGGGATGCCACCACCAACATCTGGGATGCCACCAACCCAAGGGATgccaccaccacagctcccCACCCTCCCAGCAGGTCCACAACCCGAAGACCTGTCCCTGCACGCCGATCCCCCGCCGTCTGCCACCAACCCTTCAGATCCGGTGCCCTTCCTCCGCGTCCCTGAGGCCACCACCGTCCCCGAACCTCCCGGTGCCAAACCCGACCGTGTCCGGCAACGCCGAGCCTCCTGCCCTCGCCCAGAGAGGGTTCCTCGCTTCCAACTGACCGTCCTCCAG GTCTCGTCCCCTGGGGACAACACAGTGGAGTGTCAGCTGGAGACCCACGACAGCAAGATGGTGACCTTCAAGTTTGATGCCGATGGGGACGCTCCCGAGGACATCGCCTGCTACATg GTTGAGGACAACTTCGTGCTGGAGGGCGAGCGGGAGAAGTTCGTGGAAGAGCTGAAGGCCATCGTGGCGCGGGCGCGAGGGATCCTCGGTGGCCCCCCCGTGGACCCCCAG GCAGGACCTCCTGAACAAGCGGGTGGTG GAGAAGGTGCCCCCCAGTCGTCCCCCGTTGGTCGTTGGAGGTTTTGCATCAACCAGACCATCAGGAACCGGGAAGCCACCG GTcctgggggacccccacccaaCCGAAGAGCCTTGGGGACATCCCGCGGTGGTGAGGTGGATGCGGTCCCAGATGTTGGTGGCCCTCAAGAGCCAGGGATGGTTGTCACTGGACCCCAAGAACCAGGTGGCCCTCAAGGACCAGGGACGGTCATTACTGGAGCATTAGAGCAGGATGGACCTGGGGGACCAGAGATGGTTGTCCCCAAATCCAGTGACCTGGGTGTCCCCCAAGAACAGGAGATGAACGTCCCCAAACCCCACGGGCTGGACGCATGCAAGGGACCAGAGACAATTGTCCCCAAACTCCATGAGCTTGGTGTCCCTCAAGGACAGGAGATGACTGTCCCCGAACCCTGTGACCTCGGTGTCCCCAAAGGACTGGAGATGATCATCACCGGACCCCAAGACCCAGGTGTCCCTGAAGGACTGGGGACAATGGTCACGGGCGCTTGGGAACAGGATGGACCCAGGGGACTGGGGACAATTGTCACCAGACCCCAAGAGCTGGATGAACCCATGGGACCAGAGATGACCATCTCCAAACCCCAAAATCTTGGTGTTCCCCAAGGACCAGGGACAACTGTCACCAGCACTTGGGAGCAGGATGGACCTGGGCAACCAGACATGATCGTCCCCAAACCTCAAGAGCTTGATGACCACCAAGGACCAGAGACCATCATCCCTGAACACCAAGACCTGGGTGTCCCCCAAGGACAGGGGACAATTGTCACTGAAGCTTGGGAGCAGGATGGACCATGGGGACCTGAGACGATTGTCCCCAAACCCCAAGAGCTGGACGTCCCCCAAGGACCGGAGACAATCGCCATTGGAGCTTGGGAGCAGGATGCAACCATGGGACCAGAG GACCCCCCAACGGAGAGGACCCCAGGCCGTCCCACCGCTGGGGGGGGGTATTTTGCCCTGGGGTTTAATTGCCCCCGCCTGAAAAACCCCGTCAGCAAGAAGACCTGGGGGCGCAAGATCAAAAGTTGGGCCCGGCGGCtccggcagcccccccccactgcggggggacccccccggccag GGGAGGTGGAGGAATTTGGGGATCCCCCCCGGCGGGGGCATTGCCAG ctgctAACGAACCCCGAATCGACCGACCCCCCTGAAACCGAAGGCGATTGGGGGGATCCCAGCTCAGAAAGTGAaagtgggggggtggggggacccccccatcccccaggagcccctccccgcccccccggaTCCCCATCGTCCCCCATGAGCAGCGACGGGGAGACGGACCCTGAAGACGAAGATTTACGGGTGGAGCTGCGAAGGCTGCGGGAAAA gCATATCCAGGAGGTGGTGACGTTACGGGCGCAGCAGGacaaggagctgcaggagctgcatgGGCGTCTCCGTGCCCTAAAAGAAGCTCGGGGGGACCCCCCAAAatttgggggaccccccccgggggaTTATGGGGGACTCCCTCATCATTGCCCCGGGGGATCCCCCCGACGGCTTCGGGGTgccaagggaagaggaaggggaaggggcgCGACAATGACAG gccccataacccccccagcccccccaaaccccccaccGGCCCCTCAAAAAAAGGGGCTCTTCACCGATGACCTGCACCGGCTGGTGGATGAGTGGGTGCAGGATACGGCCCGAGCCCAG GGGACCTCGTCGTGGGTGGCCACCCTCCGCGGCGCCCGGatgacccccccaaaatggggagtggtacccccccccaaaaccaacctcCATGGGGGGGGCAGCCTCCTCCCACCAGGGGCTGagtga